One genomic window of Nicotiana sylvestris chromosome 10, ASM39365v2, whole genome shotgun sequence includes the following:
- the LOC104239071 gene encoding mitogen-activated protein kinase kinase kinase 20-like — MHWKKLKALGVGSYGTVSLAAPVDGSSTFVAVKSAEVKDSSSLSMEGGILDALKGSPYVVQCFGEDVSVESGKHTYNLLLEYAIGGTLHDLINMYSKSKTMVEESEVAYYAFQLLTGISHVHRKGFIHCDLKPSNILVFPTIDDEYGSIVDVRLKLADFGLSLRTVENETHTYWDRGSKKCRHHIGTLLYASPESVARGIHGKAVDIWALGCIVVEMITGRRVWSCYESVDDLDFKITHEEPVIPSNVSNICKDFLVKCFEKDHNWRWTADMLLSHPFIKNSTSGKYHPEDHELISNKVIINPFSHCESWVTKGHLFSTCFHLPSSDNFRSGYAIFPAENAQCRMHNVELLNIW; from the coding sequence ATGCATTGGAAAAAGCTGAAAGCGTTGGGTGTTGGTTCTTATGGAACTGTGTCTCTTGCAGCACCAGTAGATGGTTCGTCTACTTTTGTAGCAGTGAAATCTGCAGAAGTGAAGGATTCATCTTCGCTTTCAATGGAAGGAGGAATATTGGACGCGCTAAAAGGGTCGCCATACGTAGTTCAGTGCTTTGGAGAAGATGTAAGTGTCGAAAGTGGTAAACATACTTATAATCTCTTGCTCGAATATGCTATTGGTGGGACTTTGCATGATTTGATTAATATGTACTCTAAGTCTAAGACGATGGTTGAAGAATCAGAGGTTGCATACTATGCTTTTCAGCTTTTGACTGGGATTTCTCATGTTCATCGTAAGGGTTTTATTCATTGCGATCTGAAACCGAGTAATATACTTGTTTTTCCTACTATTGATGACGAATATGGTAGTATTGTGGATGTGCGCCTGAAGTTGGCTGATTTTGGGTTGTCGTTGAGAACAGTAGAGAACGAAACACATACGTATTGGGATAGAGGCTCGAAGAAGTGTCGTCATCATATAGGGACTCTACTTTATGCTTCGCCAGAATCTGTAGCTCGGGGGATTCATGGTAAAGCTGTTGATATTTGGGCACTTGGTTGCATAGTTGTAGAGATGATAACAGGGAGACGGGTATGGTCGTGTTATGAAAGTGTTGATGATTTGGACTTCAAAATTACACATGAAGAACCTGTGATTCCTAGTAACGTTTCTAATATATGCAAGGACTTTCTGGTCAAGTGTTTTGAAAAGGATCATAACTGGAGATGGACCGCAGATATGTTGCTTAGTCATCCATTCATTAAGAATTCCACGTCCGGTAAATATCATCCAGAAGATCATGAGCTGATCAGTAATAAGGTTATTATTAACCCTTTTAGTCATTGCGAAAGTTGGGTTACTAAGGGGCACTTGTTTTCAACGTGCTTTCATTTGCCTTCAAGTGATAACTTCAGATCAGGATATGCTATTTTTCCAGCAGAGAATGCACAATGTCGAATGCACAATGTCGAATTACTGAACATATGGTAG